The proteins below are encoded in one region of Saccopteryx leptura isolate mSacLep1 chromosome 1, mSacLep1_pri_phased_curated, whole genome shotgun sequence:
- the OTULINL gene encoding inactive ubiquitin thioesterase OTULINL: MAARRIPPQAQERERPRTIATGNDQVNSWTLVTSHALDAVWGIAKASVTLAVSLLVAVLCYVRQLHLHLGYRLKWWSGYLQRKFKRNLSVEAEVDVLGYCAREWKGETPRAKLMRKAYEELFWRRHIKCVRQVKRDNYDALRSVLFQIFSQGLSFPTWMKEKDIVKLPEKLLFSQGCNWIQQYSFGPEKYTGSNVFGKLRKCVELLKTQWIEFSGMKDYHKRGSMCNILFSNAILEYKLYEALKFIMLYQVTEVYEQMKMKKVIPSLFRLLFSRETSSDPLSFMMNHLNSVGDTCGLEQIDMFILGYALEVKIKVFRLFKFNSRDFEVCYPEEPLREWPEISLLTENDRHYHIPVF; the protein is encoded by the exons GAAATGACCAAGTTAACTCCTGGACACTTGTCACAAGCCACGCCTTAGATGCTGTGTGGGGGATCGCCAAGGCATCCGTGACATTGGCAGTCTCGCTTCTGGTGGCGGTGCTCTGCTATGTCAGACAGCTGCATTTACATTTGGGGTACCGGCTGAAATG gtGGAGTGGATATCTGCAGAGAAAATTCAAAA GGAACCTCAGCGTGGAGGCAGAAGTAGATGTACTTGGCTACTGTGCAAGAGAATGGAAGGGGGAGACGCCCCGTGCCAAGCTGATGAGGAAG GCTTATGAGGAGCTGTTTTGGCGGCGTCATATTAAATGTGTTCGACAAGTAAAGAGAGATAACTACGATGCCCTAAGATCCGTGTTATTTCAGATAttcagccagggcctctcctttccAACCTggatgaaagaaaaagacattgtTAAG CTTCCTGAAAAACTACTCTTTTCACAAGGTTGtaattggatccagcaatacagttTTGGTCCTGAGAAGTATACAGGTTCAAATGTGTTTGGAAAATTACGTAAATGTGTGGAATTACTGAAAACACAG TGGATTGAATTCAGTGGAATGAAAGATTATCACAAAAGAGGAAGTATGTGCAACATCCTTTTTTCGAATGCCATTCTAGAATATAAACTGTATGAAGCATTGAAGTTCATCATGCTGTACCAAGTCACTGAAGTTTATGAACAAATGAAGATGAAAAAGGTCATTCCCAGTCTTTTCAGACTTCTGTTTTCCCGGGAAACATCATCGGATCCTTTGAGCTTCATGATGAACCACCTAAATTCTGTAGGCGACACATGTGGACTAGAGCAG ATTGATATGTTTATACTTGGATATGCCCTTGAAGTCAAGATAAAAGTGTTCAGACTGTTCAAGTTTAACTCCAGGGACTTTGAAGTCTGCTATCCAGAAGAGCCACTGAGGGAGTGGCCAGAAATCTCTCTGCTGACCGAGAATGACCGTCACTACCACATTCCGGTCTTTTAA